In Papaver somniferum cultivar HN1 chromosome 1, ASM357369v1, whole genome shotgun sequence, a genomic segment contains:
- the LOC113361155 gene encoding tyrosine-protein phosphatase DSP3-like, whose product MGLLPRVTESEDVVDDDVITPYNFSVVETGIYRCGFPPETVKFLQAHNIKLFQFGIQGGTVDPLAPPEDAIAKSIRKKRKKDMITEGLQVLFDERNHPVLIHCRHGNHRTGIVAGFYRKLKQNWCLPCVLEEYERLSGETARQSDMKFIENYEAHDTLDASG is encoded by the exons ATGGGATTATTACCTAGAGTTACAGAAAgtgaagatgttgttgatgatgatgtgattactCCATACAATTTCTCAGTTGTTGAAACTGGGATTTACAGATGTGGTTTTCCGCCAG AGACTGTAAAGTTTCTACAAGCGCACAATATTAAGCTTTTTCAGTTTGGTATTCAAGGGGGAACTGTGGATCCTTTGGCGCCTCCAGAAGATGCAATCGCGAAAAGtattagaaaaaaaagaaagaaagatatgATCACGGAAGGTTTACAAGTGTTGTTTGATGAAAGAAATCATCCGGTTTTGATTCATTGCAGACATGGAAACCATAGGACGGGGATTGTTGCTGGTTTTTATAGAAAGTTGAAGCAGAATTGGTGTTTGCCTTGTGTGCTCGAGGAATACGAGAGATTGTCAGGTGAGACTGCTAGGCAGAGCGATATGAAGTTCATCGAAAACTACGAAGCGCATGACACACTTGATGCCTCCGGTTAA